From Polyodon spathula isolate WHYD16114869_AA chromosome 26, ASM1765450v1, whole genome shotgun sequence, one genomic window encodes:
- the LOC121300524 gene encoding uncharacterized protein LOC121300524: MRSLAVKMLSPCLVIALSFSLAFAGVLNRQGDRRNLFADRGCCKRHSHFIYVGQDISGSPVSVDVGVCRSLCGGSQRNHAPYGSSCDSSTKRGSDSFDDAAGERPAPELSAAAGLEPSCPAGSVCEPTAVRVERVLLFEGLREVEVIDECHCEASPGQCVRMPALKTFFFETPYETVIDMGKCSSPAVTTDGFSCVPTKFQSVLVESPNKVELVQAVETCELKERCYRVPYLEYYYETVYSSSGVKEEKLKEIDVGRCLGACSPGNRCLLRDSRHSDQCLVWAEGSSGSCSPQEYESFTFRSRNGLIRTVLAISSCKCQS; encoded by the exons ATGAGGAGCCTAGCAGTGAAGATGCTGTCCCCCTGCCTTGTCATTGCACTTTCCTTCAGCCTTGCCT TTGCTGGGGTGCTCAACAGGCAAGGAGACCGGAGGAATCTCTTCGCTGACAGAGGCTGCTGTAAGAGACACAGCCACTTCATTTATGTGGGCCAAG aTATCTCTGGCAGTCCTGTGAGTGTGGATGTCGGGGTGTGCAGGTCACTCTGTGGGGGATCCCAGAGGAACCACGCCCCCTATGG TTCAAGTTGTGACTCGAGCACGAAAAGGGGGTCTGATTCTTTTGACGACGCTGCGGGTGAACGCCCTGCCCCTGAGCTGTCCGCGGCTGCCGGTCTGGAGCCGTCCTGCCCGGCGGGGTCTGTGTGCGAGCCGACCGCAGTGCGAGTGGAGCGCGTCCTGCTGTTCGAGGGGCTGCGGGAGGTGGAGGTGATTGACGAGTGCCATTGCGAGGCGAGTCCCGGGCAGTGCGTACGCATGCCAGCTCTCAAGACCTTCTTCTTTGAGACACCCTATGAAACCGTCATCGACATGGGCAAGTGCTCTAGCCCTGCGGTAACCACAG ACGGCTTCTCGTGTGTTCCCACAAAGTTCCAGTCCGTGCTGGTGGAAAGCCCTAACAAGGTGGAGCTGGTGCAGGCAGTGGAGACGTGTGAGCTGAAGGAGAGGTGCTACAGGGTGCCCTATCTGGAGTATTACTACGAGACTGTCTACAGCTCCAGTGGAGTCAAGGAAGAGAAGCTCAAG GAAATTGACGTGGGCAGATGTTTGGGAGCCTGTTCCCCAGGAAATCGCTGCCTGCTCAG GGATTCCCGTCACAGTGATCAGTGTCTGGTATGGGCGGAGGGGTCTTCCGGCTCCTGCTCGCCCCAGGAATACGAGAGCTTCACTTTCCGCAGTCGGAACGGCCTTATCCGCACTGTGCTGGCCATCAGCTCCTGCAAGTGCCAGTCATGA
- the LOC121300525 gene encoding bone morphogenetic protein 2-like, translating into MFSAVLLFSFSLVSVCYTRPAANALEKDSLLEHESEEVRSAAIKRLLEVFGMEDPPHAPGLLKQPPQYMLDLYNTVADVDGVTRDPDLLEGNTVRSFFNKIHDEQVQYLFNLSSVAKKEMVLTAELHLFKMKPRTTALFNRHHFCQVSIYQVLDVNNMNASHGRKLLSSRLIPIHSSGWEVFSITQAVRSWAADEHSNHGLLVKIRNLGGSQVEHSPVRFASGRDHHHSKQPMLVLFTDDGRRTAALESTLNDLNDDGAPSSPQGLNPPSSRSARSLEYSEDDRLPCQRHPLYVDFEEIGWSGWIISPRGYNAYHCKGSCPFPLGQNMRPTNHATVQSIINALKLTKGIETPCCVPDKLFSINLLYFDDDENVVLKQYDDMVAGSCGCH; encoded by the exons ATGTTTTCGGCGGTCTTGTTGTTCTCCTTTTCCTTGGTCAGCGTCTGCTATACGAGGCCGGCCGCGAATGCCTTGGAAAAGGACTCTCTGCTGGAGCACGAGTCGGAAGAAGTAAGGTCTGCAGCCATCAAGAGGCTGTTGGAAGTGTTCGGCATGGAGGATCCGCCGCACGCCCCGGGGCTGCTGAAGCAACCGCCACAGTACATGCTCGACCTGTACAACACAGTGGCTGACGTGGACGGGGTTACCAGGGACCCAGACCTGCTCGAAGGAAACACGGTCCGCAGTTTCTTCAATAAAA TTCACGATGAACAGGTTCAGTACCTTTTCAACCTGTCCTCTGTGGCTAAGAAAGAGATGGTTCTCACTGCGGAGCTCCACCTCTTCAAGATGAAGCCCCGCACTACAGCGCTGTTCAACAGACATCACTTTTGCCAG GTGAGTATCTATCAGGTCCTTGATGTCAACAACATGAACGCCTCCCATGGCAGGAAGCTGCTGTCTTCAAGACTCATCCCGATCCATTCCTCTGGGTGGGAAGTCTTCTCCATCACACAAGCG GTGCGCTCGTGGGCTGCCGATGAGCACAGTAACCACGGCCTCTTGGTGAAGATCCGTAACCTGGGGGGCAGCCAGGTGGAGCACAGCCCAGTCCGCTTCGCCTCGGGCAGGGATCACCACCACAGCAAGCAGCCCATGCTAGTGCTGTTCACCGACGATGGCCGCAGGACCGCTGCCCTGGAGAGCACTTTGAACG ATCTCAATGACGATGGTGCCCCGAGCTCCCCCCAGGGACTGAATCCTCCGAGCTCCCGAAGCGCACGCTCCCTGGAATACTCTGAGGACGACCGGCTCCCCTGCCAGCGCCACCCTCTCTACGTGGACTTCGAGGAGATCGGCTGGTCCGGCTGGATCATCTCCCCCCGGGGTTACAACGCCTACCACTGCAAAGGTTCCTGCCCATTCCCCCTGGGTCAGAACATGAGACCTACCAACCACGCCACGGTGCAATCTATTATCAACGCGCTCAAACTGACCAAAGGCATCGAGACCCCCTGCTGCGTCCCAGACAAGCTCTTCTCAATCAACCTGCTCTATTTTGACGACGACGAGAACGTGGTGCTGAAACAGTACGACGACATGGTGGCTGGGAGCTGTGGCTGCCACTAA